The nucleotide window GTTTCACATTTTACCATTTTGACACCTTTCTTTCTAGAAATACCTGCAAAAAGAAATTTATCCATCCCTTCTGGAACTGGGGCTATGCTGCTGAAAATGGTACCAGGGTCAGCGCCGATTACGATTGCCGCTTCGATTGATTTTTTAGATTCTTTTGAAATATCAAAGTGCTGGGCACCACGTTTGTGGACCTGCCAGTGCATTATAGCTTGGTTATCATTCAGAATTTGAATGCGATAAACTCCTATATTTCTAATGCCGGTTTCTGGATGCTTGGTAACGGTCATTCCAAATGTGATAAATCTTCCTGCATCCTGTTTAAATGACTTAAGAATAGGAAATTGCTTGAAGGAAGGGTTATTTGTTTCAACGACTTCTTGGACCTGACCTCGATCCACAATTTTGGGCCCATACTCAGAGATCTCTGATAGCCTTGGGAGCATTTTTAATTTATTCAAAACCCCTGAGGGCAGTTTCATCCTGGTCATTTCAACTATTCTATTTCCTATTTCTAAAAAATCTTCTATATCCAAAGCTATTTGTAATCTCTTCAGCGATCCAAATGCGTTGCCGAGGATCGGTATTTCAAAATCCTTTATATTTTCGAATAGTAAAGCAGGACTTTTTTTTGTATACATCATCCGTCTCATTATCTCAGCGACCTCTAATTCAGAACTTACTTCCGTCTGGACCCTTTTTAATTCGCCAGCAGATTCCAAGGCGTTCAAGTATTCAGATAGATTGTCAAAAGCCATACAAAATAATTGTATTTAGCCTTATTTAATCATCATTTATGTATCACTGATTTGAAATAAAAAAAAGAATGGAAAAATTAACTAAAAAATCAATTTTAGAATAAGTATTATGGTTTAATATCTTATTCTAGTTACTGTGTTGTTGAATTTCCAATCATACTGGTAGAATTATCCATTGTCATGGTCATGTTGCCCATTTGATCCATTGGCATAGATGAGTTATCCATTGTCATGGTCATGTTCTCTTGTGCGAAAGCTGGTGTTACCATTGCTCCAAACATAGATGCAGCTGCTACGATACTTAAAACTACGAATACATTAAACTTATTCATGCATTGTTAGGTAGATTTTTCTGGTATATAACATCTTCGTTTAGGATCGGTAAAATGTACTTAAATAAGTTTACAATACTAAAAACTATTTTGGAAAAAAACCTTTTATTATATAATTATCTTATTTATTGTGTAATTTCGTCAGGTCATTCTTATTGTTATTTATAAATGGAATAATTTTTTCCATAATAATTTGATGACAGTCTGTAATCTCAGGATCAAAAGACAATAGTAATACGTATGATAGAGTACTGTTTTCGTCGGTAATTGGTATTGTAGCTCTAATCAGGCGCTCGTATTTTGAACTAGCATATTGTATTTTACCTAACATGTATTCCCACCGCAAACGTGTGTATTGCCTTGTGGCAGCAGTAATAGCATATTGTGCCCTCTCCTCAGGCGTTAACAAAGGGACGAGTCCGCTTCTTTCGGCGATGGATTCCAATTTTCCATCCTCATCGGCAATACCTGCAAAACGGATACTTGGGTCCAAATCTATCACGTGTTTACAAAACACATGGAATCCATCTTCAATCCTTGAAATCATGTTCTCTGTAATTATATTTTATGCCGATATATATCAACTATTAAGAAAATTTTTTCATTTTATGATTATCATCGATTCGCAAGCTTCCCTAGGTAATACTTTGGCACAGGATTCTAAAAATTGTTTGAAATCATCCTGGGAAAGAAGAGGAGCCGAATTATTTTCAGCTATTGTGGAATCCTGTAATATTCGTTGATTCTCGCTGAATGGTTCAAGGGACAGAGATTTTGTTAAATAGTTGTCGTCTCTTAACACGGTAATAATTATAGAATCACCAATATTCTTAGTTTTTAAGTAATTCTTTATGTCTAACTGATTCTTTATACCGAGATTATCCATCTTTACTATAATGTCGCCTCCTAACTCTATTACGGCGCCATTAACTTCAGTAACCAGATAACCACCCCTCAAATTCGCTTTAGAAGCAGAACTATTACCAATTATGCTAGTGATCAAGAAACCGTTATCTCTCGATATATTCATTAACTTGGCAATCTCAGGGGTTACATCCAAACCTATTACACCCAAAGAGGGATTACTCAAATTTGTTTCCAAGGATGGTCTAGCAGTCAATTGGATCGTTACAACCTCCTTAGCAAGATCTGGACCTCTCAACACTGTTAGGGTAACGCTGTCCCCTATTCGTTTGTAATTTTCCAAGTATGATAAAATGTCATCCACTTTTCTAACAGGCTTATTATCTATTTCAGTAACTACATCACCCCCAAGTTCAATAGGCAATCCATTAATTCGCATGCTCTTATTGCCTCCTTGTACCCCAGCCAGTTTGGCAGGACTATCCTCCGTTACATTAATCACTAAAAATCCGACAGCTTCAGGTAAATTCAATAATTTTGCTATTTCTGGAGTTATATCAAACCCATTTATCCCAATATATGGATGATCGTATTCCCCGTTCTTGATTAAAAGGGGTACAATTTTTGTCAGAAAATTAGATGGAATGGCAAACCCTATCCCAGAATAAACACCAGTGTTTGAGAAAATGGCTGTATTAATTCCTATAACATTTGCATTCATATCGATCAATGGACCTCCCGAGTTACCTGGATTTATGGCGGCATCTGTTTGAATGATGTCAGGTATGGAAAATGATGGAACAGGTTTCATTATCTGGGTTTTATCAAATGGATTTTGCGGGGAATCACCGTTATCGCCAGCTGGCATTAGTCTCCCAAGACCACTGATAATACCTTCAGATAAGGAACCCGACAATCCAAAAGGGTTTCCAACAGCTACAACTTTTTGTCCGATGCGAATTATAGAAGAATTACCCAATTCTAACGGGACCAATTTGGAACTGACATTCTTATCTACATCGGATAGTTTGATAACAGCGAGATCAGAATAAGGATCAGTTCCTACAATATCACCTTCATATGATACTCCATCTAGAAAGGTTACATAAACTTGATTATCCTTTGAACCATCTACAACATGAAAGTTAGTAACAATGTGCCCTAATTTATCGTAGACAAATCCAGATCCCAATCTTGAGGGGTTAGGTTCTGTAGTTTGAGTACTTCCAGGTTCGGTTATTTGAACCACTGATTTCTCGACCTTATCAAATAGATCAGGTAGCGAATTGCTATAATCATTGGTTGTATAATTATGACTAGATCCGGAGGGCTTTTGATTGAGTTTGATAGTGGAGTTGTCTCCGGACCCGCTAACTAATTCAACTGAATGAGCGGTATTAATTGAAAATAGACATGTGATAATA belongs to Candidatus Nitrosocosmicus arcticus and includes:
- a CDS encoding menaquinone biosynthesis decarboxylase; the protein is MAFDNLSEYLNALESAGELKRVQTEVSSELEVAEIMRRMMYTKKSPALLFENIKDFEIPILGNAFGSLKRLQIALDIEDFLEIGNRIVEMTRMKLPSGVLNKLKMLPRLSEISEYGPKIVDRGQVQEVVETNNPSFKQFPILKSFKQDAGRFITFGMTVTKHPETGIRNIGVYRIQILNDNQAIMHWQVHKRGAQHFDISKESKKSIEAAIVIGADPGTIFSSIAPVPEGMDKFLFAGISRKKGVKMVKCETVDLEVPANSEIVFEGTIDPQHLEIEGPFGDHTGYYTPPDKFPVFTLTGVMHRKKPIYLTTVVGKPILEDAYFGKVIERSFLPLIQMFQPEVMDFSMPAAGWFQGLGIISVKKRYPGQAKKVMMGLWGLGQLSLTKIFVVVDHDIDVHDMDKVIWAITTKADPKRDILIIENVPTDTLDPSSPLVNFGSKMGIDATTKWKEEGFFREVQEEVHVDEETKLLVDKKWSMYGFPVENPHTNHFD
- a CDS encoding trypsin-like peptidase domain-containing protein; the encoded protein is MVFNIFQDYQVKINEKMKVIVLFLISLFIITCLFSINTAHSVELVSGSGDNSTIKLNQKPSGSSHNYTTNDYSNSLPDLFDKVEKSVVQITEPGSTQTTEPNPSRLGSGFVYDKLGHIVTNFHVVDGSKDNQVYVTFLDGVSYEGDIVGTDPYSDLAVIKLSDVDKNVSSKLVPLELGNSSIIRIGQKVVAVGNPFGLSGSLSEGIISGLGRLMPAGDNGDSPQNPFDKTQIMKPVPSFSIPDIIQTDAAINPGNSGGPLIDMNANVIGINTAIFSNTGVYSGIGFAIPSNFLTKIVPLLIKNGEYDHPYIGINGFDITPEIAKLLNLPEAVGFLVINVTEDSPAKLAGVQGGNKSMRINGLPIELGGDVVTEIDNKPVRKVDDILSYLENYKRIGDSVTLTVLRGPDLAKEVVTIQLTARPSLETNLSNPSLGVIGLDVTPEIAKLMNISRDNGFLITSIIGNSSASKANLRGGYLVTEVNGAVIELGGDIIVKMDNLGIKNQLDIKNYLKTKNIGDSIIITVLRDDNYLTKSLSLEPFSENQRILQDSTIAENNSAPLLSQDDFKQFLESCAKVLPREACESMIIIK